The Neorhodopirellula lusitana genome includes a window with the following:
- a CDS encoding DUF805 domain-containing protein, protein MRWFRVEGPVSRQEYLQLGFALGFLKYFVEVLVVGFLTGRFFTPLDFVNPWLNSKAEFLNDMPGAAVVWLLFTLPFVAVAVSMSIRRASDAGLSPWLGLAMLVPLVNLLFMSVLSIVPTYDPELEAELDLSSAAVTAAFTPPALQEDDDVAVPRYGDHGLSRTAAFMRGLGAGCAMQVFTGLVSVWVLQEYGFILFFTAPVVAGAISGAVFNRGYRWRKRSLFGLIALMNFVSFVLMLAVGLDGAICLLMAFPLLFPLSFFGGLAGRAIVGVMHKGRDDRRGMIGAAIMLPLCLLLEPLDDQRALHRVDTTVLIDAATPEVWQQVVAFPEITEQPAWFFRLGIAAPIRARIEGTGVGACRFCEFTTGAFVEPITTWQAPKDGSQLGLLAFDVTEQPLPMEEWTPFSGLHPPHLDDGFVSRRGQFLLEPIGNGKTRLTGTTWYDIDVRPRLYWKAWADPTIHAIHYRVLGHIQNVCEEPIESESRLGR, encoded by the coding sequence ATGCGATGGTTTCGGGTCGAGGGACCCGTGTCACGGCAAGAGTACTTGCAACTTGGATTTGCACTTGGGTTTTTGAAATACTTTGTCGAGGTGTTGGTGGTTGGCTTTTTGACTGGCCGATTCTTCACACCTTTGGATTTCGTGAACCCCTGGTTGAACTCCAAGGCAGAGTTCTTAAACGACATGCCGGGGGCCGCGGTGGTTTGGCTGTTGTTCACGCTGCCGTTTGTCGCCGTTGCCGTATCGATGAGTATTCGACGGGCTTCCGACGCGGGTTTGAGTCCGTGGCTTGGGCTGGCGATGTTGGTTCCGCTGGTGAATCTGTTGTTCATGTCAGTGCTGTCGATAGTGCCGACGTACGATCCCGAACTGGAAGCGGAACTCGACTTGTCGAGTGCTGCTGTGACAGCCGCATTTACGCCGCCAGCATTACAAGAAGACGATGATGTTGCGGTGCCTCGCTATGGCGATCATGGGCTTTCCAGGACTGCCGCTTTCATGCGGGGTTTGGGGGCTGGTTGTGCGATGCAGGTTTTCACCGGTTTGGTGAGTGTTTGGGTTCTGCAAGAGTACGGTTTCATTTTGTTTTTCACCGCCCCGGTGGTCGCTGGAGCGATTTCGGGAGCGGTTTTCAATCGTGGTTACCGTTGGCGTAAGAGGAGTTTGTTTGGACTGATCGCTTTGATGAACTTCGTTTCGTTTGTCTTGATGTTGGCGGTGGGTTTGGATGGCGCGATTTGTTTGTTGATGGCGTTCCCGTTGCTTTTCCCACTTAGCTTCTTTGGCGGTTTGGCGGGACGCGCGATCGTGGGTGTGATGCATAAGGGGCGTGACGATCGACGAGGAATGATTGGCGCGGCGATCATGTTGCCGCTGTGTTTGCTTTTGGAACCGCTTGATGATCAACGTGCTTTGCACCGTGTGGACACCACGGTGCTGATTGACGCGGCGACGCCGGAGGTTTGGCAGCAAGTGGTCGCGTTCCCGGAAATCACAGAACAACCAGCATGGTTTTTCCGTTTGGGAATCGCCGCACCGATCCGGGCGAGGATTGAAGGAACCGGTGTGGGGGCATGTCGTTTTTGCGAGTTCACGACGGGCGCGTTTGTCGAACCGATTACGACATGGCAGGCACCCAAGGACGGCAGTCAGCTAGGATTGCTGGCTTTTGATGTGACCGAACAACCGCTACCGATGGAAGAGTGGACTCCGTTTTCGGGCTTGCATCCGCCGCACCTGGACGATGGTTTTGTGAGTCGGCGTGGACAGTTCTTGTTGGAGCCGATTGGCAACGGCAAAACACGTTTAACCGGAACGACCTGGTACGATATCGATGTCAGACCCAGGTTGTATTGGAAGGCTTGGGCGGACCCAACCATTCACGCAATTCACTACCGCGTGCTCGGTCACATTCAAAATGTTTGCGAGGAACCGATTGAAAGCGAGTCTCGTCTGGGGCGATGA
- a CDS encoding ABC transporter ATP-binding protein: protein MNTDAPVLFSIQDVCKDYPDGNVRALDHVSFNIHDGEYVAIMGPSGSGKSTLLSILGTLDRPTSGAISFEGKAIDSSTDLDALRSKSIGFVFQSFYLLPTLTALENIQVPMFGRGMTGAERIEKAKLLIEAVGMSERSKHLPKQLSVGQRQRIAIARSLANDPRLLLADEPTGNLDTVTANGILELFANLHDELKMTLVTVTHSEEVAGAAQRVLRMRDGKIESDSAQVAGV, encoded by the coding sequence ATGAACACCGACGCACCGGTCCTATTTTCGATCCAAGACGTTTGTAAAGACTACCCGGATGGCAACGTTCGGGCGTTGGATCATGTGAGTTTTAATATTCACGATGGCGAGTACGTTGCGATCATGGGGCCCAGCGGCAGTGGCAAGTCGACATTGCTTAGTATTCTGGGCACGCTGGACAGGCCTACGTCGGGGGCGATTTCGTTTGAAGGCAAGGCGATTGATTCGTCGACTGACTTAGACGCCTTGCGATCAAAGTCGATTGGGTTCGTGTTCCAATCGTTTTATCTGTTGCCCACTTTGACGGCGTTAGAGAACATCCAGGTTCCTATGTTCGGGCGTGGAATGACCGGGGCCGAGCGGATCGAAAAAGCAAAGTTGTTGATCGAGGCGGTTGGGATGAGCGAACGGTCCAAGCACCTGCCCAAGCAGTTGTCGGTGGGGCAACGCCAGCGGATCGCGATTGCTCGTTCGCTAGCCAATGACCCGCGATTGTTGTTGGCCGACGAGCCGACCGGGAATCTGGATACGGTCACCGCGAACGGCATTTTGGAGTTGTTTGCGAACCTGCACGATGAATTGAAGATGACCTTGGTCACGGTCACACACAGTGAAGAGGTTGCCGGTGCGGCGCAGCGAGTTCTTCGCATGCGAGATGGTAAAATTGAATCGGATAGCGCCCAGGTTGCTGGTGTCTGA
- a CDS encoding SHD1 domain-containing protein: protein MIPADGSGCCAGCETESIPMLSDSYMGETVIEGTIIDGSMITPEPYDAVPNSLELPADSPMMDAPPIEDAQIVEAPEIESDADKTSSAKPPTEEMNQAPPAIATEESDADSSTSEPSPFDAPTEPMPAEPAQPEPTPVPDTVPDEPAESMDDLFADPPAEPAAPEPAMPEPVAPEPVAPEPEPAAPTPEPAAPEPAESMDDLFGEPAAPADEPATDGGLDDLFGGDAPEMPTEMPAEPAGDSGLDDLFGSPADEPAMDAPAEQEPASGLDDLFGDPPADSPSMPEAPADGGLDDLFGDPPADSETTSDLDDLFGQTDQPALEEIATPEPAVQVVSDTRTTNDALENTESRVWIDNTGLYRTEGRLIRIADDHIKLLKANGKTCTVPFARLSDSDSEYLQSIIDQMETYVIAMAAN, encoded by the coding sequence ATGATTCCAGCCGATGGATCGGGATGCTGTGCTGGTTGCGAAACCGAAAGCATCCCCATGCTTAGCGACTCCTACATGGGTGAAACGGTTATCGAAGGCACCATCATCGATGGCTCGATGATCACCCCGGAACCGTACGACGCTGTGCCAAACAGCCTCGAACTTCCCGCCGATTCGCCAATGATGGACGCTCCCCCCATCGAAGACGCACAAATCGTCGAGGCCCCCGAAATCGAGTCGGACGCTGACAAAACTTCGTCGGCTAAGCCTCCAACGGAAGAAATGAATCAAGCACCGCCTGCGATTGCAACTGAAGAATCGGATGCCGACAGCTCCACCAGTGAGCCAAGCCCATTCGACGCTCCTACTGAGCCAATGCCAGCGGAACCTGCACAGCCTGAGCCAACGCCAGTTCCGGACACCGTCCCGGATGAGCCAGCCGAATCGATGGACGATCTGTTCGCCGATCCACCAGCTGAACCTGCTGCTCCGGAACCCGCCATGCCGGAACCCGTTGCTCCAGAACCTGTTGCTCCGGAACCCGAACCCGCCGCTCCCACCCCAGAGCCAGCTGCTCCCGAACCAGCCGAATCGATGGACGACTTGTTCGGTGAACCAGCCGCTCCGGCCGATGAGCCCGCCACCGACGGTGGCCTCGACGATCTGTTTGGTGGCGATGCACCTGAAATGCCGACTGAGATGCCAGCCGAACCTGCTGGAGATTCAGGCCTGGATGATCTGTTCGGATCACCCGCAGATGAACCTGCCATGGACGCACCAGCTGAACAAGAACCCGCTTCCGGCCTCGACGATCTGTTCGGCGACCCACCAGCAGACTCGCCCAGCATGCCTGAAGCACCTGCCGATGGCGGATTGGATGATCTGTTCGGTGATCCACCAGCGGATAGCGAAACCACATCCGATCTGGATGATCTGTTTGGCCAAACTGACCAGCCCGCTCTGGAGGAAATCGCGACACCTGAACCGGCCGTCCAAGTCGTTTCCGATACTCGCACTACCAACGATGCACTCGAGAACACGGAGTCACGCGTTTGGATCGATAACACCGGCCTCTACCGCACCGAAGGACGTTTGATTCGGATCGCCGACGATCACATCAAACTGCTGAAGGCCAATGGCAAAACCTGCACGGTGCCGTTCGCACGATTAAGCGATTCGGATAGCGAGTACCTCCAGTCGATTATCGATCAAATGGAAACGTATGTGATCGCGATGGCAGCCAACTAA
- a CDS encoding DNA-3-methyladenine glycosylase — protein MRTPLPASFFDRSPARVARELIGCSIQHRLTTPNGSVWVGGVIVETEAYLSTNDPASHSHGGATTVSGKPRRNQSMFGPPGSLYVYTIHAKHCVNFVTEPEGIGSAVLIRALQPAFGVETMQALRGTENRQRLTSGPGMLCQALGVQMESDGINPLSDSDWNVASLFQFSDDAITTTSRIGISSATDLPLRYFLDGNRFVSGRARDHHRPRRDSLSIGSSQTF, from the coding sequence ATGCGCACACCTCTTCCCGCATCGTTTTTCGATCGATCACCCGCACGGGTTGCGCGTGAACTGATCGGATGCTCGATCCAACACCGACTGACGACGCCCAATGGCTCTGTCTGGGTAGGCGGTGTGATCGTTGAAACGGAGGCCTATCTTTCGACAAACGATCCAGCTAGCCACAGCCACGGCGGAGCGACCACCGTCTCGGGAAAACCGAGACGCAATCAAAGCATGTTCGGTCCACCCGGAAGTCTGTACGTCTACACGATTCACGCAAAACATTGCGTGAACTTTGTTACCGAACCCGAGGGTATTGGATCGGCTGTTCTAATCCGAGCACTCCAGCCAGCCTTTGGCGTCGAAACCATGCAAGCGTTGCGTGGCACCGAAAACAGACAGCGGTTAACGTCCGGCCCGGGCATGCTTTGCCAAGCATTGGGAGTTCAAATGGAAAGCGACGGGATCAATCCGTTGTCCGACAGTGATTGGAATGTTGCGTCACTTTTTCAGTTCAGTGACGACGCGATCACGACCACTTCACGGATCGGGATCTCGAGTGCCACCGATCTGCCGCTGCGATACTTCCTCGACGGGAACCGATTTGTCAGCGGCCGAGCGCGAGATCATCATCGCCCCAGACGAGACTCGCTTTCAATCGGTTCCTCGCAAACATTTTGA